Proteins from one Thalassophryne amazonica chromosome 20, fThaAma1.1, whole genome shotgun sequence genomic window:
- the bloc1s4 gene encoding biogenesis of lysosome-related organelles complex 1 subunit 4, whose protein sequence is MMEQHRFDRVGLLSPLEESSAEISRDSGIVSQSASSLSMVSEILSSGTVSQSPSFGAAAANVSPQSPYGAAEPGTAERDDPEPDQDLRHTALSYSAYIRASAGEEILCFEKSLEEMLTRVDEFVGMLDMIRNDTSQIVNENLPQIQQKAEEMRQLYRRIDKLEAFVKMVAENVSAMEEQVSQAEGELGTLPSAFKKILRTMTVPGFLNKPASPRRPAPHQRQETPNVFRTDDYFTSQPEQ, encoded by the exons ATGATGGAGCAACACCGCTTTGACAGAGTCGGCCTTCTGTCGCCTCTAGAGGAGTCCAGCGCGGAGATCAGCAGAGACAGCGGCATCGTGTCTCAAAGTGCGAGCAGTCTGTCCATGGTCAGCGAAATTCTGAGCAGCGGAACCGTGTCGCAGAGTCCCAGCTTCGGCGCAGCGGCGGCTAACGTTAGCCCTCAGAGCCCGTACGGAGCGGCGGAGCCCGGGACTGCCGAGCGGGACGATCCGGAGCCCGACCAAGACCTGAGACACACCGCCCTCAGCTACTCTGCCTACATCAGAGCCAGCGCCGGAGAAGAG ATCCTTTGCTTCGAGAAGAGCTTGGAGGAAATGCTGACTAGAGTAGATGAGTTTGTTGGCATGCTGGATATG ATCCGTAACGATACCTCCCAGATAGTGAATGAAAATCTACCTCAAATCCAGCAGAAAGCTGAAGAAATGAGACAACTGTACAGGCGAATTGACAAATTAGAA GCTTTTGTAAAGATGGTGGCAGAAAACGTCAGTGCCATGGAAGAGCAGGTCTCACAGGCAGAAGGAGAACTAGGAACACTGCCGAGTGCTTTCAAGAAGATCCTCCGCACGATGACTGTCCCAGGCTTCTTAAAC AAACCAGCCAGCCCAAGAAGACCAGCACCACATCAGCGTCAGGAGACTCCAAATGTGTTCAGGACAGATGATTATTTCACGTCACAGCCAGAACAGTGA